In Leptodactylus fuscus isolate aLepFus1 chromosome 2, aLepFus1.hap2, whole genome shotgun sequence, one genomic interval encodes:
- the LUZP1 gene encoding leucine zipper protein 1, producing MEHSSRHLRFKLQSLSRRLDDLEEATKNLQKAEDEVLDLQDKIIQAEGSNSSMLAEVEALRKRVLKIEGKDEEVKKAEDLCRLIKEKLENEENITRELRLEIEQLQKRMGELEKLEEAFNKSKSDCTQLSLSLNEEKNMSKKLSSELEILKAKVKELESSESKLDKAEQFLTSELEKVKSLGLSFANEKKLFLEREKQNEKLILELKQQLEINGKIIGEQSRNALEISPAQHVEHNKFRIEDGLTSKSTQRVGFDYIKQSEIQTSSNNENEKNKYQEDNKIKELNQEIEKLKNQLKHYEGLEEELKQLKEKHCELQENYLSEQNKNKLVTEELQTLKRQANRYKEIENGILESEDLITRSRIKNDRASISKYTSQDLSPQQLRSERVRNSEFKRQLSNSSSNSRKSSRATLLDTTGNLKKEEKLVSSYYSSGKDLSTVHNDAKKVKDQPSVLSRYPPAVQEQAPQKSWKGPTSKQTDRSMRFFGSDYSVKAYPKKEITLENEVEKGTSGDISENTVFNEDTVPSDNSLFTSALHQETSNLSPQLNAEANHDMVLESKLQMNSGDMEKTSSKDTPYRYEGILSRDDSFTNIVEQNPKTSVSNREEADPQTSQSSSTHRSYYSRDKTRSRASKPQIAEKPHILEMPDHRDPEKRTKLSGLHTKRHSNSREKILDSTRHFSSENHIYSSQKDSGSSRKMSSDGFDNTETNSHIVVPPRSCSPREALQSTVVIKPIIVERDMKEIMSDYRARPSSDVNRTSNKVSSIKIYPSETSRTNTDEITRERHTSTSNIRLSANDQPLLKNNISIPLEISLNKDDLILKVGDKDLPLNQREVGKNLDQSKKKENIKENDVAVSWKSHDIGGTNHFESKRYTKKSSWRKGAFGSTEELDILGNEKDDLDSKIRRKSCFDDENPSRIRTNEFYSRSKSSSMNSYSATPEFISKRSQSSLSATEIISRRNSPNISVTSKQASWTRSNFEVDDNFNSRRKYSSENLYRADSTGWRQNATTNQRHQKSMVEERIRQLEH from the exons atggagcattCAAGTCGTCATTTACGTTTTAAGCTACAAAGCCTTAGTCGACGTTTGGATGACTTGGAAGAAGCGACCAAAAATCTTCAAAAAGCTGAAGATGAAGTTCTTGACCTCCAAGATAAAATTATACAAGCAGAGGGGAGTAATTCAAGCATGTTGGCAGAAGTAGAAGCTTTGAGAAAAAGAGTGCTAAAGATTGAGGGAAAAGATGAAGAAGTGAAGAAAGCAGAAGATTTGTGTAGACTGATAAAAGAGAAGCTGGAAAATGAGGAAAATATTACTCGAGAGCTTAGACTGGAAATCGAGCAGCTCCAAAAAAGAATGGGTGAGCTTGAGAAGCTAGAAGAGGCTTTCAACAAGAGCAAAAGTGACTGTACTCAACTAAGTCTTAGTttgaatgaagaaaaaaatatgtCAAAGAAGTTATCATCTGAACTGGAAATTCTTAAAGCCAAAGTTAAAGAACTGGAATCTTCGGAAAGCAAACTGGACAAAGCTGAACAGTTTTTAACAAGTGAGCTGGAGAAAGTTAAATCATTAGGCCTTAGTTTTGCTAATGAAAAGAAGCTCTTCTTAGAAAGAGAAAAGcaaaatgaaaaattaattttGGAACTTAAACAACAATTGGAAATTAATGGGAAAATCATAGGGGAACAAAGTAGAAATGCCTTGGAAATATCTCCTGCTCAACATGTAGAGCATAACAAATTTAGAATTGAAGATGGTCTAACATCTAAGTCAACGCAAAGAGTTGGATTTGATTACATTAAACAGTCAGAAATTCAGACAAGCAGCAACAACGAAAATGAGAAAAACAAGTACCAAGAAGACAACAAAATAAAAGAACTTAACCAAGAAATTGAGAAACTTAAGAATCAGCTCAAACATTATGAGGGACTTGAGGAAGAATTGAAGCAGCTTAAAGAAAAACACTGTGAACTACAAGAAAACTATCTTAGTGAACAGAATAAAAACAAACTGGTCACTGAAGAACTACAGACTTTAAAAAGGCAAGCTAATCGGTATAAAGAGATTGAAAATGGGATTCTTGAAAGTGAAGACCTAATTACACGAAGTAGAATTAAAAATGACAGAGCTTCGATTTCAAAGTATACTTCACAAGATTTATCACCGCAACAACTGAGAAGTGAAAGGGTTCGAAATTCAGAATTTAAGAGACAACTTTCTAATTCTAGTTCAAACAGTAGAAAAAGCTCAAGGGCCACTCTTCTTGATACAACAGGAAATTTAAAGAAAGAGGAGAAGTTAGTGTCCTCTTATTATTCAAGTGGTAAAGATTTAAGTACAGTGCATAATGATGCTAAAAAAGTGAAAGACCAGCCATCAGTTTTAAGTCGGTATCCACCAGCAGTTCAAGAACAAGCCCCCCAAAAGTCCTGGAAAGGTCCTACATCAAAGCAGACAGACCGATCTATGAGATTTTTTGGTTCAGATTATTCTGTTAAAGCTTACCCAAAGAAGGAAATTACATTGGAAAACGAAGTTGAAAAGGGAACTTCTGGTGACATTTCAGAAAATACAGTGTTTAATGAGGATACTGTTCCATCTGACAACAGCTTGTTTACCTCAGCACTGCACCAAGAAACAAGTAACCTCAGCCCACAACTTAATGCTGAAGCAAACCATGATATGGTTTTAGAATCCAAGTTACAGATGAATTCAGGAGATATGGAAAAAACATCCTCTAAGGATACACCGTACAGATATGAAGGTATTTTAAGTCGAGATGATAGTTTCACAAATATTGTTGAAcagaaccccaaaacatcagtttCAAATCGTGAGGAAGCTGATCCACAAACAAGTCAGTCCTCAAGCACCCACAGATCTTACTATAGTAGGGACAAAACCAGATCTAGAGCCTCAAAACCACAGATTGCTGAGAAGCCTCATATTTTAGAAATGCCAGACCACAGAGATCCTGAGAAAAGGACTAAACTTTCAGGACTACATACCAAGAGACATTCAAATTCTAGAGAAAAAATCTTAGATAGTACTAGACATTTCTCTTCTGAGAATCACATTTACTCCAGTCAAAAAGATTCAGGTAGTTCTAGGAAAATGTCATCTGATGGCTTTGACAATACAGAAACAAATTCTCACATTGTAGTACCACCAAGATCATGCAGTCCACGCGAAGCGTTACAGTCTACTGTGGTTATAAAGCCCATTATAGTTGAAAGGGATATGAAAGAAATTATGAGTGACTATAGAGCAAGGCCAAGCTCCGATGTCAACAGAACATCCAACAAAGTGAGCAGTATAAAAATTTACCCATCTGAAACCTCTCGTACAAATACAGATGAGATCACAAGAGAAAGACATACGTCCACAAGTAATATTAGACTGTCGGCAAATGATCAGCCACTGCTGAAAAACAACATCAGTATTCCACTTGAAATCTCTTTGAACAAAGATGACCTGATCTTAAAGGTGGGAGATAAGGATTTACCGTTGAATCAAAGGGAAGTGGGTAAAAATCTAGACCAAAGTAAGAAAAAGGAGAACATCAAGGAAAATGATGTAGCAGTTTCATGGAAAAGTCATGACATTGGAGGAACAAATCATTTTGAAAGTAAACGTTATACAAAAAAAAGTTCTTGGAGGAAAGGAGCTTTTGGGTCCACAGAGGAACTAGATATACTTGGTAATGAAAAGGATGACCTGGATTCCAAGATTAGACGAAAATCTTGTTTTGATGATGAAAATCCATCAAGGATACGTACTAATGAGTTTTATTCAAGAAGTAAGAGTTCAAGCATGAACAGTTATAGTGCTACCCCAGAATTTATCTCAAAACGGAGCCAAAGTAGTTTAAGCGCAACAGAAATTATATCTAGAAGAAACTCCCCAAATATATCTGTAACTTCAAAACAAGCCTCTTGGACCCGTTCTAATTTTGAG GTTGATGATAATTTCAATTCTAGAAGAAAATATTCCAGTGaaaatttgtatagagcagactctACAGGATGGAGGCAAAATGCAACTACCAACCAGAGGCATCAAAAGAGCATGGTGGAGGAACGGATCCGACAGTTAGAGCACTAA